A part of Sinorhizobium chiapasense genomic DNA contains:
- the guaA gene encoding glutamine-hydrolyzing GMP synthase produces MTQTAHPDTVLIIDFGSQVTQLIARRVRESGVYCEIVPFQSAEEGFKRLKPKAVILSGSPASTLEIGSPRAPSVIFDSGLPVFGICYGQQTICAQLGGKVEGGHHREFGRAFLEVEKECALFDGLWSVGSRHQVWMSHGDRVTAIPEGFEVVATSSNAPFAFIADEKRKYYAVQFHPEVVHTPDGAKLIANFVHKIADIKSDWTMSAYRANAVEAIREQVGDKKVICALSGGVDSSVAALLIHEAVGDQLTCILVDHGLMRKDEAANVVAMFQEHYNLHLLHIDASDRFIGELEGVSDPETKRKIIGRLFIEVFEEEAKKLGGADFLAQGTLYPDVIESVSFTGGPSVTIKSHHNVGGLPERMNMQLVEPLRELFKDEVRVLGRELGLPDSFIGRHPFPGPGLAIRCPGGITREKLEILREADAIYLDEIRKAGLYDAIWQAFAVLLPVQTVGVMGDGRTYEFVCALRAVTSVDGMTADFYHYDMEFLGRAATRIINEVRGINRVVYDVTSKPPGTIEWE; encoded by the coding sequence ATGACCCAGACAGCCCATCCCGACACCGTTCTCATCATCGACTTCGGCAGCCAGGTGACCCAACTCATCGCCCGGCGCGTGCGCGAATCCGGCGTCTATTGCGAAATCGTGCCGTTCCAGTCGGCCGAGGAAGGCTTCAAGCGCCTGAAGCCGAAGGCGGTGATCCTGTCCGGCAGCCCGGCTTCGACGCTCGAGATCGGTTCGCCCCGTGCGCCCTCGGTCATCTTCGACAGCGGTCTGCCGGTCTTCGGCATCTGCTATGGCCAGCAGACCATATGCGCCCAACTCGGTGGCAAGGTGGAAGGCGGCCATCACCGCGAGTTCGGCCGGGCCTTCCTGGAAGTTGAGAAAGAATGCGCGCTTTTCGATGGTCTCTGGTCGGTCGGCTCGCGCCACCAGGTCTGGATGTCGCACGGCGACCGCGTCACGGCGATCCCGGAAGGTTTCGAGGTGGTCGCGACCTCGTCGAACGCGCCCTTCGCCTTCATCGCCGACGAGAAGCGCAAATATTATGCGGTGCAGTTCCATCCGGAAGTTGTCCACACGCCGGACGGTGCCAAGCTGATCGCAAACTTCGTGCACAAGATCGCCGACATCAAGAGCGACTGGACCATGTCGGCCTATCGCGCCAACGCGGTCGAGGCGATCCGTGAGCAGGTCGGCGACAAGAAGGTGATCTGTGCTCTTTCCGGCGGTGTCGATTCCTCCGTCGCAGCCCTTCTCATCCACGAAGCCGTCGGCGACCAGCTCACCTGCATCCTCGTCGACCATGGCCTGATGCGCAAGGACGAGGCGGCGAACGTCGTCGCCATGTTCCAGGAACATTACAACCTCCACCTCCTCCACATCGATGCCTCCGACCGCTTCATCGGCGAACTCGAAGGTGTCAGCGATCCGGAGACCAAGCGCAAGATCATCGGCCGTCTCTTCATCGAGGTCTTCGAGGAAGAGGCAAAGAAGCTCGGCGGCGCGGATTTCCTCGCGCAGGGCACGCTCTATCCGGACGTGATCGAAAGCGTTTCCTTCACCGGCGGCCCGTCGGTGACAATCAAGTCGCACCACAATGTCGGCGGCCTGCCGGAGCGCATGAACATGCAGCTCGTCGAGCCGCTGCGCGAACTCTTCAAGGACGAGGTGCGCGTGCTCGGCCGCGAACTCGGCCTGCCGGACAGCTTCATCGGCCGCCATCCTTTCCCGGGTCCGGGTCTTGCGATCCGCTGCCCCGGCGGCATCACCCGCGAAAAACTCGAAATCCTGCGCGAGGCGGACGCGATCTATCTCGACGAGATCCGCAAGGCGGGTCTCTACGACGCGATCTGGCAGGCCTTCGCCGTGCTGCTCCCGGTACAGACGGTCGGCGTCATGGGCGACGGCCGTACCTACGAATTCGTCTGTGCGCTGCGCGCCGTAACCTCCGTCGACGGCATGACAGCGGATTTCTACCACTACGACATGGAATTCCTCGGCCGCGCCGCAACGCGCATCATCAACGAGGTCCGCGGCATCAACCGCGTCGTTTACGACGTGACCTCAAAGCCCCCGGGCACGATCGAGTGGGAGTGA
- a CDS encoding YitT family protein, with protein MKVDGEARIAVAPAERHRLYEDGLAILTGTLVVSLGVVIYSKAVLLTGSTAGLALLLQYATGAGFWLVFSLVNLPFYVLAVRRLGWPFALRTFLAVSLVSLFSRLTAQWVEFARIDPVYAAVVGGGLMGMGLLVLFRHRTGLGGINILAIYLQEKWGIRAGYFQLAVDLAILAAAFFVLPPANLVLSIVGACVVNMILAINHKPGRYVGIT; from the coding sequence ATGAAGGTCGACGGAGAGGCCCGCATTGCCGTTGCGCCCGCCGAGCGCCACAGGCTCTATGAGGATGGGCTTGCCATCCTTACCGGCACGCTCGTCGTCTCGCTGGGCGTGGTGATCTACAGCAAGGCGGTGCTTTTGACCGGCAGCACCGCCGGCCTCGCCCTGCTTCTGCAATATGCAACCGGAGCCGGGTTCTGGCTGGTCTTCTCACTCGTGAACCTGCCCTTTTACGTTCTTGCCGTCCGGCGGCTCGGCTGGCCGTTCGCGTTGCGCACCTTCCTCGCCGTCAGCCTGGTCTCGCTGTTTTCCCGCCTGACGGCGCAATGGGTGGAGTTCGCGCGGATCGATCCGGTCTACGCCGCCGTTGTCGGCGGCGGGCTGATGGGGATGGGCCTGCTCGTTCTCTTCCGGCATCGCACCGGCCTCGGCGGCATCAACATCCTGGCGATCTATCTGCAGGAGAAATGGGGAATCCGCGCCGGCTATTTCCAGCTCGCAGTCGATCTGGCGATCCTCGCCGCCGCCTTCTTCGTGCTGCCGCCGGCGAATCTCGTGCTCTCGATCGTTGGCGCTTGCGTCGTCAACATGATCCTCGCGATCAACCACAAGCCCGGCCGATACGTCGGCATAACCTGA
- a CDS encoding MarR family winged helix-turn-helix transcriptional regulator, with product MKDESSAGCEPTLLTTRAWVALMRAQRRVLSAIEKDFKEAGLPPLGWYDVLWELVRAEAGRLRPFEIEARTLLAQYNLSRLIDRLEKERLVRREAFDEDGRGCWVVVTEAGRTMRASMWQIYARSIERHVGAKLGEVEAGRLAELLSRLT from the coding sequence ATGAAGGATGAAAGTTCAGCGGGCTGTGAGCCGACATTACTGACCACGCGGGCGTGGGTCGCGCTCATGCGCGCGCAGCGGCGTGTACTCTCGGCGATCGAGAAGGATTTCAAGGAGGCAGGACTGCCTCCGCTTGGCTGGTACGATGTGCTCTGGGAGCTGGTACGTGCCGAGGCGGGCAGGCTTCGGCCGTTCGAGATCGAGGCCCGCACGCTGCTTGCCCAATACAATCTCTCGCGCCTGATCGATCGGCTGGAAAAGGAACGCTTGGTGCGCAGGGAGGCCTTCGACGAGGACGGCCGAGGCTGCTGGGTCGTCGTGACCGAAGCGGGCCGTACGATGCGGGCGAGCATGTGGCAAATCTACGCGCGGTCGATCGAGAGGCACGTCGGCGCAAAGCTCGGCGAGGTCGAGGCAGGCAGGCTCGCCGAACTGCTTTCGCGCCTGACCTGA
- a CDS encoding glutathione S-transferase family protein: MTAPLTLISHHLCPYVQRAAITLAEKGVRFERVYIDLANKPDWFLKISPLGKVPLLRIPRDGGEAILFESTVICEYLEETQPGVKLHPADPLTRARHRGWMEFGSAILSDLWIYETTQDAEVLETKRGVLNTKFATVEAELGDDPYFASADFSLVDAVFAPIFRYFDVFDTISDMGIFDKMPRVTAWRKALAARASVKAAVTEDYPERLMAFLEKHEAALLRSRRAAA; this comes from the coding sequence ATGACCGCGCCACTGACCCTGATCAGCCACCACCTCTGCCCGTACGTCCAGCGCGCTGCGATCACGCTCGCCGAAAAGGGTGTGCGGTTCGAACGCGTCTATATCGATCTTGCCAACAAACCGGACTGGTTCCTGAAAATCTCACCGCTCGGCAAGGTGCCCCTGCTCCGCATCCCCCGGGACGGAGGGGAAGCGATCCTGTTCGAAAGCACGGTGATCTGCGAATATCTCGAAGAGACCCAGCCGGGAGTGAAACTGCACCCGGCCGACCCGCTGACGCGGGCGCGCCATCGCGGCTGGATGGAATTCGGATCTGCTATCCTCTCCGATCTCTGGATCTATGAAACGACCCAGGATGCCGAGGTGCTCGAAACAAAGCGCGGCGTGCTCAACACGAAATTCGCGACTGTCGAAGCAGAACTCGGCGATGACCCCTATTTCGCAAGCGCCGATTTCAGCCTGGTCGATGCCGTTTTTGCGCCGATCTTCCGCTATTTCGACGTGTTCGACACGATTTCAGACATGGGCATCTTCGACAAGATGCCACGCGTCACCGCCTGGCGGAAGGCACTTGCCGCACGGGCAAGCGTGAAAGCCGCGGTAACCGAAGACTATCCCGAGCGATTGATGGCCTTTCTCGAAAAACACGAGGCGGCGCTTCTTCGCTCAAGGCGCGCCGCCGCATGA
- the tatA gene encoding tyrosine aminotransferase → MFDALARQPDDPLLALIGLYRKDERPGKVDLGVGVYRDETGHTPIFRAVKAAETRLLKTQDTKAYVGPEGDHVFLDHLWTLVGGDTVERSHIASVQTPGGSGALRLAADLIHRVGGRRIWLGLPSWPNHAAIFKAAGLETASYDFFDIPSQAVLFDNVIGALEGAAAGDAVLLHASCHNPTGGALTEAQWLEIAALVAERGLLPLVDLAYQGFGRGLNEDVAGLRHLIGVVPEALVAVSCSKSFGLYRERTGAIYALTASSTSADTVRSNLAGLARTSYSMPPDHGAAVVRTILADKDLAREWAEELEAMRLRMTGIRRALAEGLRTRWQALGAIADQEGMFSMLPLSEAEVLRLRSEHGIYMPTSGRINIAGLKTAEVAGVVRNFTSL, encoded by the coding sequence ATGTTCGATGCTCTCGCCCGTCAACCCGACGACCCGTTGCTAGCCTTGATCGGCCTCTACCGAAAGGACGAGCGTCCCGGCAAGGTGGACCTTGGCGTCGGCGTCTATCGCGACGAAACCGGCCATACGCCGATCTTCCGGGCCGTGAAGGCGGCGGAGACGCGGCTCCTGAAAACCCAGGACACCAAAGCCTATGTGGGGCCCGAAGGGGACCATGTGTTCCTGGACCATCTCTGGACGCTCGTCGGCGGCGACACGGTCGAGCGGAGCCATATTGCAAGCGTGCAGACGCCGGGCGGCTCGGGCGCGCTGAGGCTCGCAGCCGACCTTATCCACCGCGTGGGCGGCCGACGGATCTGGCTCGGCCTGCCGAGCTGGCCGAACCATGCGGCAATCTTCAAGGCGGCGGGTCTCGAAACGGCAAGCTACGACTTCTTCGACATTCCGTCGCAGGCGGTGCTCTTCGACAATGTCATCGGGGCGCTCGAGGGTGCTGCGGCCGGTGACGCCGTTTTGCTGCACGCAAGCTGCCATAACCCGACCGGCGGCGCGCTGACAGAAGCGCAATGGCTGGAGATCGCTGCGCTCGTCGCGGAGCGGGGCCTCCTGCCGCTGGTCGATCTCGCCTATCAAGGCTTCGGCCGCGGCCTCAACGAGGACGTTGCCGGCCTGAGGCATCTCATCGGCGTCGTTCCCGAAGCGCTCGTCGCCGTTTCCTGCTCGAAATCCTTCGGTCTCTACCGTGAGCGCACCGGCGCCATCTACGCGCTCACCGCCTCGTCCACCTCCGCCGATACCGTGCGGTCCAACCTCGCCGGGCTCGCCCGCACCAGCTATTCCATGCCGCCGGATCACGGCGCCGCCGTCGTGCGCACGATCCTCGCTGACAAGGACCTTGCCCGCGAATGGGCGGAGGAACTCGAGGCGATGCGCCTGCGCATGACCGGCATCCGCCGGGCGCTTGCGGAAGGTCTCCGCACGCGCTGGCAGGCGCTCGGCGCGATCGCCGATCAGGAGGGGATGTTCTCGATGTTGCCGCTCTCGGAAGCGGAGGTGCTGCGGCTCAGAAGCGAGCACGGCATCTACATGCCGACGTCGGGCCGCATCAACATCGCCGGGCTGAAGACGGCGGAAGTCGCCGGCGTCGTCCGCAATTTCACGAGCCTGTGA
- a CDS encoding MarR family winged helix-turn-helix transcriptional regulator, which produces MEESDKDHVDKILAQWRRERPELDVSAMGLLGRMGRLRAHIAREQEAVFAEYELTSASFDVLATLRRSGPPFQLSPGELLAATMVTSGTMTNRIDQLEKAGLVERLDNPEDRRGVIIALTPEGKKRIDAAVTAHVANQQRLVAGLEPEERKALNALLRKFLATFE; this is translated from the coding sequence ATGGAAGAGTCAGACAAGGACCACGTGGACAAGATCCTGGCGCAGTGGCGCCGGGAGCGGCCGGAACTCGACGTTTCGGCGATGGGCCTTCTCGGGCGTATGGGACGGCTGAGGGCTCATATCGCCCGGGAGCAGGAAGCGGTCTTCGCCGAATACGAGCTGACATCGGCGAGCTTCGACGTGCTGGCGACGCTCCGGCGCTCCGGCCCCCCTTTTCAGCTTTCGCCCGGCGAATTACTTGCCGCGACCATGGTCACCTCGGGCACCATGACCAACCGTATCGACCAACTCGAGAAGGCCGGCCTCGTCGAGCGGCTCGACAATCCCGAAGACCGGCGCGGGGTGATCATCGCCCTGACGCCGGAGGGGAAAAAGCGCATCGACGCGGCGGTAACGGCCCATGTCGCCAACCAGCAGCGCCTGGTCGCCGGCCTTGAACCCGAGGAGCGGAAAGCGCTCAATGCGCTGCTCCGGAAGTTCCTGGCGACGTTTGAATGA
- the ybaK gene encoding Cys-tRNA(Pro) deacylase: MSKTTRATQTLAKGGVSFTVHSYDYDPGAERVGLQAAEALGEDPSRVLKTLMAEVDGKPVCCIVPSDREVSMKKLAAAFGGKSANMMKPADAERLTGYHVGGISPFGQKKVVPTAIEEAALVETQVYINGGQRGLQVRLHPKDAQTALKAIAAPLIA; encoded by the coding sequence ATGTCGAAGACGACCCGCGCCACGCAGACGCTCGCCAAGGGCGGTGTTTCCTTCACCGTGCACAGCTACGACTACGATCCCGGCGCCGAGCGCGTCGGCCTGCAGGCAGCCGAGGCGCTCGGAGAGGATCCTTCCCGCGTGCTGAAGACGCTGATGGCCGAGGTGGATGGCAAGCCGGTCTGCTGCATCGTGCCTTCCGATAGGGAAGTCAGCATGAAGAAACTGGCAGCCGCCTTCGGCGGCAAATCGGCCAACATGATGAAACCCGCCGACGCCGAGCGCCTGACCGGCTACCATGTCGGCGGCATCAGTCCCTTCGGCCAGAAGAAGGTCGTTCCGACGGCGATCGAGGAGGCGGCGTTGGTTGAAACGCAGGTCTACATCAACGGCGGGCAGCGCGGGCTGCAGGTGCGGCTTCACCCGAAGGATGCGCAGACGGCGCTGAAAGCGATCGCCGCTCCGCTGATTGCCTGA
- a CDS encoding EamA family transporter, producing the protein MNTRNFDIGLTAVAPAIWGSTYLVTTEFLPPGYPLTVAMLRALPAGLLLLLVVRQMPKGIWWLRSFLLGALNFSFFWAMLFVSAYRLPGGVAATVGAIQPLIVIVLSRIVLGSPIRALSVGAGVAGIAGVALLVLTPNAALDPVGVFAGMAGAVSMAFGTVLSRHWAPPVSPLTFTAWQLTAGGLLLVPVALLLEPSLPPLTMANLMGFAYLGLIGAAFTYVLWLRGLSRLEPAQVSPLGFLSPVTAILLGWGVLEQQLTPVQLIGIAVVFASVWMSQQAQMPRRAAPVRA; encoded by the coding sequence ATGAATACGCGCAACTTCGACATCGGCCTTACGGCCGTAGCACCGGCCATATGGGGAAGCACCTATCTGGTCACCACGGAATTCCTGCCACCCGGCTATCCGCTCACCGTCGCGATGCTGAGGGCTCTGCCGGCGGGGCTGCTTCTGCTGCTCGTCGTCCGGCAAATGCCGAAGGGCATCTGGTGGCTGCGCAGCTTTCTCTTGGGTGCACTCAACTTCTCGTTCTTCTGGGCGATGCTCTTCGTCTCCGCCTACCGGCTGCCGGGCGGCGTCGCCGCGACCGTCGGCGCCATTCAGCCGCTGATTGTCATCGTGCTGTCGCGGATCGTTCTCGGCTCGCCGATCCGGGCGCTCAGCGTCGGCGCAGGCGTGGCCGGCATAGCAGGGGTGGCGCTGCTAGTGCTGACGCCAAACGCAGCGCTCGATCCGGTAGGCGTTTTCGCCGGTATGGCCGGGGCCGTCTCAATGGCCTTCGGCACGGTGCTCAGCCGTCACTGGGCGCCGCCGGTCTCCCCGCTCACCTTCACCGCCTGGCAATTGACCGCCGGCGGCCTGCTGCTGGTGCCGGTCGCGCTCCTGCTGGAGCCCTCCTTGCCGCCGCTCACCATGGCGAACCTCATGGGTTTCGCCTATCTCGGCCTCATCGGTGCCGCCTTCACCTACGTTCTCTGGCTTCGCGGGCTTTCACGTCTGGAGCCGGCGCAGGTCTCGCCGCTCGGTTTTTTAAGCCCCGTTACGGCAATCCTGCTCGGCTGGGGCGTGCTCGAGCAGCAGCTCACGCCCGTGCAACTGATCGGCATCGCCGTCGTCTTCGCGAGCGTCTGGATGAGTCAGCAGGCACAAATGCCGCGCCGCGCGGCGCCCGTCCGAGCGTAG
- a CDS encoding ArsC family reductase: MTVTIYGIKNCDTMKKARSWLEGRGIAYKFHDYKAEGIDRAPLERWCDEFGWETVLNRSGTTFRNLPEADKQDMTADKAIALMLKQPSMIKRPVLDADGKLLIGFKPEFYEARFGA, encoded by the coding sequence ATGACGGTTACGATCTACGGCATCAAGAACTGCGACACGATGAAGAAGGCACGCAGCTGGCTCGAAGGCCGCGGCATCGCTTACAAGTTCCATGACTACAAGGCAGAGGGGATCGATCGTGCGCCTCTTGAACGCTGGTGCGACGAATTCGGCTGGGAAACGGTGCTCAACCGCTCGGGCACGACCTTCCGCAACCTGCCGGAGGCGGACAAGCAGGACATGACGGCCGACAAGGCGATCGCGCTCATGCTCAAGCAGCCGTCGATGATCAAGCGCCCGGTGCTCGATGCCGACGGCAAACTGCTCATCGGTTTCAAGCCGGAGTTCTATGAAGCCCGGTTCGGCGCGTAG
- a CDS encoding succinylglutamate desuccinylase/aspartoacylase domain-containing protein has protein sequence MEISDIIITGDTPGVEWRLPVFRFKGTKPEAPRTYIQAALHANELPGTALLHFLLERLRQADTDGAILGDITVVPQANPIGSAQSLFGELQGRFDLGSRANFNRDFPLISLSERDTLLEDLDRYSAADRLKRHLIHMALGAELVLDLHCDDEGLPYAYIDEAFWPEAADLAATLDMKAVLLSDGESSAFEEAVGYAWKNEAEGRKRTALPGRLSVTVELRGTRDVYPEIARKDAEGVWQFLLGRGVVTGARLDLPTFAGRAVPLDNIEMIRAPVSGAILFHRDIGESVKAGDLLATILAKPGMPDGAVEVRAPQDGLIVTRVSTRFARRRSDLMKIACAEPSSAARKPGTLEA, from the coding sequence GTGGAAATTTCGGACATCATCATCACCGGCGACACGCCGGGCGTCGAATGGCGACTGCCGGTCTTCCGGTTCAAGGGGACGAAACCGGAGGCACCGCGGACCTATATCCAGGCGGCGCTTCATGCGAACGAACTGCCGGGCACGGCGCTCTTGCATTTCCTTCTGGAGAGGCTGCGCCAGGCGGATACCGACGGCGCAATACTCGGCGATATCACCGTCGTTCCGCAGGCAAATCCGATCGGTTCGGCGCAGTCGCTTTTCGGCGAGCTGCAAGGTCGCTTCGATCTCGGCTCCCGCGCCAATTTCAACCGTGACTTCCCGCTGATTTCCCTCAGCGAGCGCGACACCCTGCTCGAAGACCTCGACCGATATTCGGCGGCCGACAGGTTGAAGCGGCATCTCATCCACATGGCGCTTGGCGCCGAGCTGGTGCTCGACCTCCATTGCGACGACGAGGGGCTGCCATACGCCTATATCGACGAGGCTTTCTGGCCGGAAGCCGCGGACCTCGCCGCGACGCTCGATATGAAAGCCGTGCTTCTCTCCGATGGCGAAAGCTCCGCTTTCGAGGAAGCGGTCGGTTATGCCTGGAAAAACGAGGCCGAAGGCCGGAAGAGGACGGCCCTGCCCGGCAGACTTTCCGTGACCGTGGAGCTGCGCGGCACGCGCGATGTCTATCCGGAAATTGCAAGGAAGGATGCCGAAGGCGTCTGGCAGTTTCTGCTCGGTCGCGGCGTGGTTACAGGGGCGCGCCTCGATCTTCCGACCTTTGCCGGACGAGCCGTGCCGCTCGACAACATCGAGATGATCCGGGCGCCCGTATCCGGCGCGATCCTGTTCCATCGCGATATCGGCGAAAGCGTGAAGGCTGGAGACCTGCTCGCGACGATCCTCGCCAAGCCCGGCATGCCGGACGGCGCGGTGGAAGTGAGAGCTCCGCAGGACGGGCTGATTGTCACGCGCGTCTCGACGCGTTTCGCACGCCGCCGGTCGGACCTGATGAAGATCGCCTGTGCGGAACCCTCGAGCGCGGCGCGCAAGCCGGGCACACTGGAGGCGTGA
- a CDS encoding 5'-methylthioadenosine/S-adenosylhomocysteine nucleosidase (Enables the cleavage of the glycosidic bond in both 5'-methylthioadenosine and S-adenosylhomocysteine), giving the protein MSFELKPVAGSKILYVMAVDAEYGARLRARIAPLMTGVGPVEAAVALTRTLAELDAGSSLPDLVVSLGSAGSATLEQTEVYQATSVGYRDMDASALGFEKGATPFLDLPAVVKLPLRIPGVKEARLSTGGNIVSGKAYDGIDADMVEMETFAVLRACQSFGLPLIGLRSISDGKAELKHVDDWTEYLHVIDEKLAATVDRLEAALENHEIRL; this is encoded by the coding sequence ATGAGCTTTGAACTGAAGCCGGTGGCCGGTAGCAAGATCCTTTACGTCATGGCGGTCGATGCCGAATACGGGGCACGCCTGCGGGCCCGGATCGCACCACTGATGACGGGCGTCGGCCCGGTCGAAGCCGCCGTCGCTCTGACCCGAACGCTCGCCGAACTCGATGCCGGCAGCAGCCTGCCCGATCTCGTCGTTTCGCTCGGCTCGGCGGGGTCCGCCACACTCGAACAGACCGAAGTCTACCAGGCGACGTCGGTCGGCTATCGCGACATGGACGCGTCCGCGCTCGGCTTCGAGAAAGGGGCGACGCCGTTCCTCGATCTTCCCGCGGTCGTCAAACTGCCCCTGCGCATCCCGGGCGTGAAGGAGGCGCGGCTTTCGACCGGTGGCAACATCGTCTCGGGGAAGGCCTATGACGGCATCGACGCCGACATGGTCGAGATGGAAACCTTCGCGGTCCTGCGCGCCTGCCAGTCCTTCGGCCTGCCGCTGATCGGCCTGCGCAGCATTTCGGACGGCAAGGCGGAATTGAAGCACGTCGACGACTGGACGGAATATCTGCACGTCATCGACGAAAAGCTGGCGGCGACGGTCGACCGACTGGAGGCGGCGCTCGAAAACCACGAGATCCGGCTCTGA
- a CDS encoding Lrp/AsnC family transcriptional regulator produces the protein MERGKTELDAIDRRIVRLLVEDASRSNNELAEKVGLSPAPLSRRLARLYSAGVIRQTVVVDPRATGIGFQAFVEVTLERTASKVGQRFIELVSRMPEVVECHTVAGDFDFLLKIAVRDVADYKRLLWSEFEQIAEIKTLRSTILLDSPKMQAGATP, from the coding sequence ATGGAGCGCGGAAAAACGGAACTGGACGCGATCGACCGGAGGATCGTCCGCCTGCTCGTCGAGGACGCATCGAGAAGCAACAACGAACTGGCGGAAAAGGTCGGCCTCTCGCCGGCGCCATTGTCGCGGCGCTTGGCGCGACTCTATTCGGCCGGCGTCATCCGCCAGACGGTCGTCGTGGATCCGAGGGCTACCGGCATCGGCTTCCAGGCCTTTGTCGAGGTGACGCTGGAGCGCACCGCCAGCAAGGTGGGACAGCGTTTCATCGAGCTGGTCTCGCGCATGCCGGAAGTGGTCGAATGCCATACGGTTGCCGGCGATTTCGACTTCCTGCTGAAGATCGCCGTGCGCGATGTTGCGGACTACAAGCGCCTGCTCTGGAGCGAGTTCGAACAGATCGCCGAAATCAAGACGCTCCGCTCGACCATCCTGCTTGACAGTCCGAAGATGCAGGCGGGTGCCACGCCGTAG
- a CDS encoding aminopeptidase codes for MNAPLQSARNPVDPVKLEKLAEVAVKVGLQLQRGQDLVVTAPIAALPLVRLITKHAYMAGAGLVTTFYSDEDTTLARYAHAPDESFDRASYWLYEGMAKAYAGGAARLAIAGDNPMMLSAQDPAKVARANKANSIAYKPALEKISNFDINWNIVSYPNPSWAKQMFPDEPETVAVEKLANAIFAASRVDVDDPIAAWKEHNQNLSRRSAWLNGERFAALHFTGPGTDLTVGLADGHEWHGGASTAKNGITCNPNIPTEEVFTTPHALRVEGHVSSTKPLSHQGTLIDDIQVRFEGGRIVEARASRGEEVLKKVLDTDEGARRLGEVALVPHSSPISASGILFYNTLFDENASCHIALGQCYSKCFLDGANLSQEQIRAQGGNSSLIHIDWMIGSDKVDIDGVRADGSRVPVMRRGEWA; via the coding sequence ATGAACGCCCCCCTTCAATCCGCAAGAAACCCCGTCGATCCCGTAAAACTCGAAAAGCTCGCGGAGGTCGCAGTCAAGGTCGGCCTGCAGCTGCAGAGGGGCCAGGACCTGGTGGTGACCGCGCCGATCGCGGCGCTGCCACTCGTGCGCCTCATCACCAAGCATGCCTATATGGCCGGCGCGGGACTGGTGACGACGTTCTACTCGGATGAGGATACAACGCTTGCCCGCTACGCCCATGCGCCGGACGAGAGTTTCGACCGCGCAAGCTACTGGCTTTACGAGGGCATGGCGAAAGCCTATGCGGGCGGCGCCGCGCGGCTCGCCATTGCCGGAGACAACCCGATGATGCTTTCGGCGCAGGACCCGGCGAAGGTCGCGCGCGCCAACAAGGCGAACTCGATCGCCTACAAGCCGGCGCTCGAAAAGATCTCCAACTTCGACATCAACTGGAACATCGTCTCCTATCCGAACCCCTCCTGGGCGAAGCAGATGTTTCCGGACGAGCCCGAGACGGTCGCCGTCGAGAAGCTGGCGAACGCCATTTTCGCCGCCTCCCGCGTCGATGTCGACGACCCGATCGCCGCCTGGAAGGAGCACAACCAGAACCTCAGCAGGCGCTCGGCATGGCTGAACGGCGAGCGCTTCGCCGCGCTGCATTTCACCGGCCCGGGTACCGACCTGACTGTCGGGCTTGCGGACGGCCACGAATGGCATGGCGGCGCCTCGACCGCCAAGAACGGCATTACCTGCAACCCGAACATCCCGACCGAAGAGGTGTTCACGACGCCGCATGCGCTGCGCGTCGAAGGCCACGTGTCGAGCACCAAGCCGCTCTCCCACCAGGGCACGCTGATCGACGATATCCAGGTGCGCTTCGAAGGCGGCCGGATCGTCGAAGCCAGGGCCTCGCGCGGCGAGGAGGTGCTGAAGAAGGTTCTCGACACCGACGAGGGCGCACGCCGGCTCGGCGAAGTGGCGCTGGTGCCGCATTCCTCGCCGATCTCGGCAAGCGGCATTCTCTTCTACAACACGCTCTTCGACGAAAACGCCTCCTGCCACATTGCGCTCGGCCAATGCTACTCGAAGTGCTTCCTTGATGGCGCCAACCTCAGCCAGGAGCAAATCCGGGCTCAGGGCGGCAATTCAAGCCTGATCCACATCGACTGGATGATCGGCTCGGACAAGGTCGATATCGACGGCGTACGGGCGGACGGCAGCCGCGTGCCGGTCATGCGGAGGGGCGAGTGGGCCTGA